In Candidatus Binatia bacterium, a genomic segment contains:
- a CDS encoding CorA family divalent cation transporter → MRLVRVGEEKQAGADPASEWVDIDLDQPGADALLADRVELCEATRALLGETTMNSRRLAVAEGLAMRLCYTSGEGQSLGDASVVCMGLVVTGERLLSVRRGSNREIDELWADIANGTLEVDHGWKAAALLISQIANRAEDQLDELSAALDELEDDVFDGETDLPIEKLGQTRRRLIRDRRNISALSRIIEETTADRSLHMHASTSDELVGAAQTMERHERTAGFYLERANLLHDQIQSQLSDRMNDATLRLGVVATVFLPLGFLTGLLGINVAGIPGTHDPEAFWLVCAILSGLALVASFLIMRLYRS, encoded by the coding sequence ATGCGATTGGTGAGAGTAGGAGAAGAGAAACAGGCTGGCGCGGACCCGGCCTCGGAGTGGGTCGACATTGATCTCGACCAGCCGGGGGCGGATGCCTTGCTGGCGGATCGAGTGGAGCTCTGTGAGGCAACGCGGGCCTTGCTCGGGGAGACCACGATGAACAGTCGTCGGCTCGCGGTGGCCGAAGGGCTTGCGATGCGACTCTGTTATACCAGCGGCGAAGGCCAGAGTCTTGGTGATGCCTCCGTGGTGTGCATGGGGCTCGTCGTGACCGGCGAGCGTCTCTTGAGCGTGCGACGCGGTTCGAACCGGGAAATCGATGAGCTCTGGGCCGATATCGCGAACGGAACGCTCGAGGTCGATCATGGCTGGAAGGCCGCGGCGCTTCTGATTTCCCAGATTGCGAATCGGGCCGAGGATCAGCTCGACGAGCTCTCGGCGGCACTCGACGAGCTCGAGGACGACGTCTTCGATGGAGAAACGGATCTGCCCATCGAGAAATTGGGGCAGACGCGGCGTCGCTTGATCCGGGATCGTCGCAATATTTCCGCACTGTCTCGAATCATTGAGGAGACCACGGCCGATCGTTCACTGCACATGCACGCATCGACGAGCGACGAGTTGGTCGGTGCTGCCCAGACGATGGAGCGACATGAGCGTACCGCGGGATTCTATCTCGAGCGAGCGAACCTATTACATGACCAGATCCAGAGCCAGCTCTCAGATCGGATGAATGACGCCACGTTGCGGCTCGGAGTGGTGGCCACGGTCTTCCTGCCGCTTGGATTTCTTACCGGACTGCTCGGGATCAATGTCGCCGGCATTCCCGGAACCCATGATCCGGAAGCTTTCTGGCTGGTGTGCGCGATTTTGAGCGGACTTGCACTGGTGGCCTCGTTCCTCATCATGCGGTTGTATCGGTCCTGA